The following nucleotide sequence is from Streptomyces sp. NBC_00239.
GGCAAGTCGGCTCTGCGGGCTTCCTGATGCTGGTTGCTGCATACCAAATCGACAAATACCTGACCCGAACGATCTTGCTGAATGAGCCGAAAGGCATGCAGGGCTTCGTTGCCCGAAGGAGTGCAAACCATCGTGTGACGGGCGGCAGTCAGCGAGAAGTCCTCCTCTTCGTCATGAGCGTCTTGGGCGCGGTCGCCGGAGTGATCGGCACGATCGTTGGGATCGTCACCTATCTCTTCCCGCGCGGCTGAGGACGCTGGTGCCGGTGCCCTGTCGGGCCAGTTCGGCCCGCGGCCGCTCGTTGTCGAGCGTCGTGGCGAGCAGCGCATTGGAAGCGAGCTTCACCATCTCCTCGGACCGCACGTCCATCACCACGACCGGTGCGTCGATCCCGGCATGCAGATCCGACACCAGCGCAGCAGCCTGCGGGTTGTCGGAGCCGATGGCTATCCGGTCCGGGTTCATGAAGTCCGACACCGCCCGACCTTCTGTCGGCGTACACGTGAAGACGAGTACGCCGACAACAGGCACCTCAGGAGCACGAGCATCCCGAACACGGCGGGCTCGGGCGGAGCCAGATCATGACACTGATCGGCTGCCGACCGCATCATCGAGCGACGCGGCCGCAATCAGCCGCTCGACGAACGTCTGGAAGTCCGCGGCCAGCGGGAGCTCCGTGTTGCCGTCCACGTCGAACCACGTCACGGACGGCTCCCCGCGCTCTCCGCATGTCCGGTAGTCGAGGGCGATCCAGCAGTGACCATCACCGGAGAGCAGAACCAGAGGAGACGGAAGACCCCACTCCTCAACCAGGTAACCCGAGTCCAGCAACGACGGCTGGCCGTCGTGACGGCCGATGCCCATCATGTCGTCGAGCGGAACGTGGTCCTCGCTCCACGACGTCGGCACATCGGTCGGGAACGCGTTCCACGCCTCCGCCACCAGGCCGCCGTTCTGGACCCGCAGGATCTCCAGCAACGAGGCCGGCAGACGCACACCGAGCCGGCGCTCGGCATCCTGAACGACCGCGTCGCTCAGCGGTGGCTGAACCCCATACAGGCCCTCGCCCCAGAACGTCGCCTTAACCTCATCAAACCGAACCACAAACGCATCCTAAGGACCTCACAGCCGGGCTTGACGATCTATAGGAGCTTCAAGCTAGCGGTCC
It contains:
- a CDS encoding SMI1/KNR4 family protein, with amino-acid sequence MVRFDEVKATFWGEGLYGVQPPLSDAVVQDAERRLGVRLPASLLEILRVQNGGLVAEAWNAFPTDVPTSWSEDHVPLDDMMGIGRHDGQPSLLDSGYLVEEWGLPSPLVLLSGDGHCWIALDYRTCGERGEPSVTWFDVDGNTELPLAADFQTFVERLIAAASLDDAVGSRSVS